The following proteins are encoded in a genomic region of Clostridium kluyveri:
- a CDS encoding Fic family protein, protein MSYKDCIKVWRKGISEELLDRFFLKFTYSSNKIENNETRLRDVETIFKGKKVADFKGNKKTLVEIENHRELCKNIFKLCKKYDSKVSIDLAKKIHYALMKNCFSEQLLLKGESPGEFKKGDYIVGLHDVGVSPDEVEENLDSLFKEINEVKINDNNVLTVISYFHCWFENIHPFADGNGRTGRMLVNYLLIGNNFPPIVLFENDREQYYLALEYFNETQEISKMVDFLEDQAYKTWIKDYNIKLKNLKDFLD, encoded by the coding sequence ATGTCTTATAAAGATTGTATTAAAGTTTGGAGAAAAGGTATAAGTGAAGAATTGTTAGATAGATTTTTTCTTAAGTTTACATATTCTTCGAATAAAATAGAAAATAATGAGACAAGATTGAGAGATGTTGAAACTATCTTTAAAGGGAAAAAAGTTGCAGATTTTAAAGGAAATAAGAAAACACTTGTGGAAATAGAGAATCACAGGGAGTTATGCAAAAATATTTTTAAATTATGTAAAAAATACGATTCAAAGGTATCTATTGATTTAGCAAAAAAAATTCATTATGCATTGATGAAAAATTGTTTTTCAGAGCAGTTGTTATTAAAAGGAGAAAGTCCAGGAGAATTTAAAAAAGGTGATTATATAGTTGGCTTACATGACGTAGGGGTAAGTCCTGATGAAGTAGAAGAAAACTTAGATTCTTTGTTTAAAGAAATTAATGAAGTGAAAATAAATGATAATAACGTTTTAACAGTGATTTCATATTTCCACTGCTGGTTTGAAAATATACATCCTTTTGCTGATGGAAATGGAAGAACGGGCAGGATGCTGGTCAATTATCTTCTTATAGGCAATAACTTTCCACCAATAGTTTTATTTGAAAATGACAGGGAACAGTACTACCTGGCTTTGGAATATTTCAATGAAACGCAGGAAATATCTAAAATGGTTGATTTTTTGGAAGATCAAGCTTATAAAACATGGATTAAAGATTATAATATCAAATTAAAAAATTTAAAGGATTTTTTGGATTAG
- the cas6 gene encoding CRISPR-associated endoribonuclease Cas6 gives MQAVILNWLGNENYQKFIHDCGFKFENRRYKLFTFSKIYGKFKIYRDKKIISFFDNANFTVSSLEDRFLNYLVLNVIAKDNFKFGNNIVGIEGIESAYSKLSEKEIVYTKSPIVVYSTFQNYQGNKTYYYNPLESEFSELIRRNLIHKYKAYYGAEPSDKCFSITPLYREKLKQRIVMYKGYVIKGWDGEFLIQGSKELMDIAYNAGIGSKNSQGFGCIEVKRK, from the coding sequence ATGCAGGCAGTAATATTAAACTGGCTTGGAAATGAAAACTATCAAAAATTTATACATGATTGTGGATTTAAATTTGAAAATAGAAGATATAAACTTTTTACATTTTCAAAAATATATGGCAAATTTAAAATATACAGAGATAAGAAAATTATAAGTTTTTTTGATAACGCCAATTTCACTGTTTCCTCCCTTGAAGACAGATTTTTGAATTATCTTGTATTAAATGTGATAGCAAAGGATAATTTTAAATTTGGAAACAATATAGTTGGTATAGAGGGTATTGAAAGTGCCTACAGTAAACTTTCTGAAAAAGAAATAGTGTATACAAAATCTCCTATAGTTGTCTATAGTACATTTCAAAATTATCAAGGTAACAAAACTTACTATTATAATCCTTTAGAAAGTGAGTTCAGTGAACTTATAAGAAGAAATTTGATACATAAATATAAAGCCTATTATGGGGCAGAACCTTCAGATAAATGTTTTTCAATAACTCCTTTATATAGGGAAAAGTTAAAACAGAGAATTGTAATGTATAAGGGGTATGTTATAAAAGGATGGGATGGAGAATTTTTGATTCAGGGTTCAAAGGAACTTATGGATATAGCCTACAATGCAGGAATTGGCTCCAAAAATTCTCAAGGGTTTGGATGCATTGAAGTAAAAAGAAAGTAG